The DNA sequence AAAAGAGAATAATTTCACTGGTTTTAATTTGGAAGAAAAAATCAGGGTTGTCCCCCCGGGAGTTGATACTGGTAAATTTAACCCCCGGGTCAGCGGGGAAAAATTCAGGATAAATTGTGGCGTGAAAAAAGATGAATATTTAGTGGGGATTATCGGGCGGCTGGACCCGGTCAAAGGGCATTATTATTTTTTGAAGGCGGCAGGCAGATTGAAAGAAATATTACCTTCTGTAAAATACGCGGTCATAGGTTATGAAGCAAATATTAAAATTGATCATCTGAAGAAAACAGCGGAATCTTTTGGTTTGCATGAGAAAGTTATTTTTACCGGTTTTTATGAAAATGTTTCGGAAGCAGTTGCGGGCATTGATATAGGAGTAATAGCGTCAATTGGTTCTGAGGCCATAAGCAGGGTATGCCTGGAGATGATGGCGTGCGGCAAGCCCGTGATTGCCTCAAAAGTTGGTTCAATACCTGAAATAATATTAGATGGTGAAACCGGGCTGTTATATAATCCCAAAGATATTGATATGCTTGCCGGGCATATTAAAAGATTAATATTAAATCCCGATTTAATTAAAAAAATGGGCCAAAATGCGCATCTGAACGTGGTGAATAAATATTCGATAGATAATTTTATCAAAAACACTGAAGAAGTATATTTCAATGCGTTAGAAAAAAAATGGAAAAGATTACAGTAACAATAATATGCACCAACGAAGAGAAGAAAATTCAGGGCGCTCTTGAAAGCGCTGAATGGGCGGATGAAATTATAGTTGTCGACGGCGGAAGCACGGATAAGACATTGGAAATATGCCGGAAATATACCGGTAAAATATTTTCCAATCCCTGGCCGGGCTGGATTGAACAGAAAAATTTCGCCATATCAAAAAGCAAAAACAAATGGATTTTATCACTGGATTCCGATGAAAGAGTTTCAAAAGAACTAAAGGAGGAAATTAATAATGAATTAGATACAGGGGGATACGACGGTTATTACATACCTATAAAGCCTGTTTATTTGGGTAAACCGGTAACGCGTTGCGGCTGGTACCCCGGATATAAATTAAGGCTTTTCAATAAAGAAAAAAGCAGGTGGGGCGGGACGGAACCCCATGAAAGCCTTATCATTTCAGGAAAGACGAAAAAACTCAAGGCGGATATAATCCATGATGCTTATGATTCAATTGAGGAACATTTAATAAAAATAAATTATTACAGCAAGATCGGAGCGGAACTTTTAATTAAAAAAGGGGAACAGGTTGTTTTAACTGATTTATTTTTTAGACCTTTATTTACTTTTTTTAAGCAATATATTTTAAAACTTGGTTTTTTAGACGGGTGGCGCGGTTTTTTAATATGCGCGTTCAGCGGTTACGCGAACCTCGCGAAATATAGCAGGGCGTGGGAAAGACAGAAGAGCATGGCGCATGGCAAATAAGGCAGAAAGAATTAACAATTTACAATTGAGCATTGACAATTAACAATTTAAAAAATAATCCTCAATTATTAATAGCTAATTGTCAATTGATAACTAAAGACTCCGTAATCCTAGAGTAAAAAGATTATGTTAATTTACTTTATTATAATAATTATAAGTTTGCTTTTTCTCGCCTTTTCCGCCCGTTTTAATTTCTGGCGGCTGCCCGATAAAGGCATACCCGTTTTAA is a window from the bacterium genome containing:
- a CDS encoding glycosyltransferase family 2 protein; the encoded protein is MEKITVTIICTNEEKKIQGALESAEWADEIIVVDGGSTDKTLEICRKYTGKIFSNPWPGWIEQKNFAISKSKNKWILSLDSDERVSKELKEEINNELDTGGYDGYYIPIKPVYLGKPVTRCGWYPGYKLRLFNKEKSRWGGTEPHESLIISGKTKKLKADIIHDAYDSIEEHLIKINYYSKIGAELLIKKGEQVVLTDLFFRPLFTFFKQYILKLGFLDGWRGFLICAFSGYANLAKYSRAWERQKSMAHGK
- a CDS encoding glycosyltransferase family 4 protein translates to MTKNFLNILQIINEPWESGITEYGLVLSRGLKKSGHNVIIAGLKNTPAEEGAKRSNIKYEVINNINSLSPVNIYGSVKKIKNILLKENIDVINAHRAEGQTCGFLANKLTGNKAVLIRTRGDRRVTKNNFLNRYLYRDLTDGIIAVSIISKENNFTGFNLEEKIRVVPPGVDTGKFNPRVSGEKFRINCGVKKDEYLVGIIGRLDPVKGHYYFLKAAGRLKEILPSVKYAVIGYEANIKIDHLKKTAESFGLHEKVIFTGFYENVSEAVAGIDIGVIASIGSEAISRVCLEMMACGKPVIASKVGSIPEIILDGETGLLYNPKDIDMLAGHIKRLILNPDLIKKMGQNAHLNVVNKYSIDNFIKNTEEVYFNALEKKWKRLQ